In the genome of Methanococcoides burtonii DSM 6242, the window ATTCTTTTGTTGTTTGATAGTCGAGGTCTTTTCTATCGACTACAAAGACTACTTTTTTGACTGTGGGCAGTTTTGTTAATATCTGACTGGCTTTAAAGGATGTCAGTGTTTTTCCTGAGCCGGTTGTGTGCCAGATGTAAGCGTTCTTATGGCTGTGTTTTACTCTGTCAATGAGGGCTTCTACTGCATAGAACTGATAGGGGCGAAGTACCATGAGTATTTTCTGGGCTTCGTTCAGTACGATGTAGCGACATATCATTTTGGAGAGGTTGCAAGGGTCCAGAAAATCCCTTGTGAAGCCGTTAAGGATATTGCTGAGACGCTGGTTCTCTTCGTCTGTCCAGTAGAATGTCTGCTTGAAGGATTGCTTACGATTGTTGGCGTAGTATTTTGTGTTCACACCGTTGCTGATGACAAATATCTGAATATACTGGAATAATGCAGCGTGTGAGCCAAATGAGTGCTTTTGATAGCGTTGTATCTGATTGAACGCCTCTTTTAGTTCAAGTCCACGCCTTTTGAGTTCTATCTGTACCAATGGCAGACCATTGACCAATAACGTCACATCATAGCGGTTCTTATATTTCCCTTCCATCGCTACCTGATGCGTCACCTGATATTCATTCTGACACCAATGTTCCGTGTTCAGGAAGTCAAAATAAAGGTCATCCCCATTATCACGCAGAATATGTTGCTTTTCCCGCAAGTTCTTAGCCTTCTCGAACACACTACCCTTGCTAAGTAAGTTCATCACTTTTTTGAACTCATTATCCGAGAACACGATCTCATTATGCTTCTCCAATTGCCCCTTCAAATTAGCAATCAGCTCCGCCTCATCCTTTATCCTCACTAAAGAATAACCCAATTCACAAAGTTGCCCGACCAACTGCTCTTCCAATACAGCTTCCGATTGTGTGCTCATGCTCTCTACTCCCACATCCCCATTTCATTCAGACGAACATTTTCTGCAGCAAGCCCTTCTTCCACTCCTGCGATGCCTCAATCTGTTTCCCAACATTTTCTATTGATCCATCAATGGAAGATAAGAAATCTGCGATTTTTTCTTGTTCGGTGAAAGAAGGGTAATGTACTTTATAACTTGAAATTTGTGGACTTGTTAATTGAGGAACACCTGTACTCTCAATTGCAAAATTCAATTGATTAATAATATTTTCGTAGAACACTACATTTGCTGGAATTTTTGGTATTAAAACTAACAATCTGACTATTGGATAAAAATTTTCAAACCTTGCATGAGCAATTCCTAAACGACCCCTGCCAGTAACTGTTAAACATTTCTCAGATATTGAATATGAATTGGAATAACCAAAAAGTCCTTTTTCTTTTTCTGAATTTGAGTAAATGGGATATCGATAAAGTCCTGTTTTTATATCCGAGACCTTTGATTTATCAATATCACCACCTGCTTTTATATCAAATATATCCCCCAACTTCTTCTCTTCCCAATCAGGAAACGCACTGCCATCATCCTGCTTAAACCTCAATTCTTGAGAGAATAACTTCTGCATCGCCCCTTTTTTGTATTGCTCTAAAAGTTCTTTTTTCTTTTTTAGAGCTTGTAGTTTTTCATCTACTGAAGTTAAGAAGATGGCGATTTTATGTTGTTCTGGGGTTGTGGGTACTATTATTTTTAGTTGGAAAAAATATTTCTTATTGACATTCAGAAGCCCATCCATTCTCGCTGAACTGGAAATAATTTGACGCAATCCTTTATCAAGATAATGGTTTTCAAATAGTTTTGCATAAAAGACAGAACTCATTTCGTTGTCAATTAACTTAAAGCTTATAAAAACATTAGGGACTGCTATTTGCTTGTCAGTTGTATTTAAGTAAACACAGCCATACTTGTATTTTTTAGAATTGCCTTTGTTGTATGCAAACTGGTTTACCTGAAGAGCTGTATATTTTGCATTTTGTTGTCCCGATATATCTCTCCCAAATTTTTCTTTTTGAGATACAAAACCTTGTCCTGCGGTTATACTGTATGTCTCCAAATTACGTTGGCCTACTTTTTCATTAACTTCGATGAAAACTTCTCCCAACTTCTTCTCTTCCCACTCTTCCTCAAATTCAGGAAATCTTAACTGTGGTACATTGCTGCTCATTTTAGCTCACCTGCTCAGACAAAGACATTAGAATGGTTTACTGATTCCTAATTCTTCACAGAAACCGGCGATGTTTTCATCGATTTTGGACATTTTTTCGTCGAGTTCAAGCAGACTGGCAGCCACAGCATCAATGTCGATGGGCTCTTCTTCTTCAAAGGTGTCCACATATCTTGGAATATTGAGATTGTAATCGTTCTCTTTGATCTCATCAAGGCTTGCAACGTGGCTGTATTTCTCAATTTCCTTGCGGTTGCGGTAGGTGTCCACTATCTTGTCAATGTCGCATGGGCGTAATTGGTTTTGAGTTTTTACCTTCTCGTAATCCTGACTTGCATCGATGAACAGAATATCATCGGGATTCTCACGGCACTTCTTAAAGACCAGAACACAGGTTGGGATACTGGTTCCATAGAAAACATTGGCAGGCAGACCAATAACAGCATCAAGGTAATTCTTCTCTTCGATGAGGAACTGGCGGATATGTCCCTCTGCTGCACCACGGAAAAGCACACCGTGGGGCAGGACAATGGCCATACTGCCATTCTCTGCTAAGTGGTGGATCATGTGCTGTACAAAAGCATAATCCGCCTTACTTTTAGGTGCAAGTTTGCCATACTGGGAAAAACGCTCATCACTGCTAAAAAGCGGATTAGCACTCCACTGGGCAGAAAAAGGCGGATTAGCAACAATAGCCTCAAACTGCATCCCTAAATGTTGTGGATACTCCAGAGTATCCTCCTGCTTAATATCGAACTTACGATAATGCACATTATGCAAGATCATATTCATTCTCGCAAGATTGTAAGTAGTACGATTAAGCTCCTGACCATAAAAAGCACTAACATCCTCCACTTCACGAGCAACCCTTAAAAGCAGGGAACCAGAGCCACAAGTAGGATCATAAACCGACCTCAACCTCTTCTTACCGGTAGTCACCAACTTAGCAAGAATAGTACTGACCTGCTGAGGAGTATAGAACTCACCAGCCTTCTTTCCCGCTCCACTGGCAAACTGCCCGATCAAATACTCATAAGCATCACCCAGAACATCAAGCTCCGTATGCTCAAGCTGGAAATCGATCTTATCAAGATGGGAAAGCACCTTAGAGATCAAAGCATTCCTGGCAGCCGGAGTCTTCCCAAGTTTGCTGCTATTGAGATCCATATCCTCAAAAAGATTCTCAAAATCATCCTCACTCTCAGTTCCCATAGTCGAAGACTGAATATTATTCAAAATACCCTGCAGGTCCTCAAGAATAAACTCATCACCATAAGATGACTCTGCAACTGCCATAGCGTTCTGCCCGGTAACAAACGGCTCAACACTCAGTGAAGAATTGGAATAATTAGAAGAGCCAGAAGAAGCAGAATAACTGGAAGAACCACGCCTGGCAACTTCACTGAACAGCTCAGAAGGCTTCAAAAAATAACCCAGTTTCTCAACAGAAGCCTCGGAAATAGCCTCGATAAACTCCTTCCCAAGTTCAGTATCCTCTTTAATATCCTTAAAAGCAATTCCATCCGGCTTTAGGATCTCATCAGCATAAATTTCGATCTTATTAGAAAGATACTTGTAAAAAATAAAACCCAGAATATAATCACGAAACTCATCCGCATTCATTTTTCCACGCAACTCATTAGCGATATTCCAGAGTTGCTGCTCAAGTTGTTTTTTGTGATCTATACTCATAAATTCCAATTCCGTGTTCTTCCAAGAATAAAACAATTGTCAATACAATATCTCACTAATTATATAGTATATATCATTAGAACTTAAGATTTTTACCTAAAGAGAATTGCTTTTAACTTTAATTTTTCGCGTCATTGTTCTGTTTTCCACCCACACATTTTAAATATCATTGTAGCATTTACAATTTGTTTTCTAATGTATTCATGGATCTATTAACGTGAGCAAAATAAGATCAGAATGGACAATAGTTGGACTTATGGTATTCTTTACCATACTTGTTTTTACATATCACATAGGCCAGCTATTATGGGGGATCATTGCAATAGCTATTCTTTTCTGGGTATTCATGTTATTTGACTGCCTCCAGAGGAATGCAGATGATTTTCCACACAAAGGAGATACTGATAAACTGATCTGGTCGCTTGTCCTAATTTTTCTGACTTTCATAGGTGCGGTGCTGTATTATTATCTTGTAAGGATACAGGTTCGTGAGGTTGATCAATTATGATCCCAGAAGTTCAGGATTTAATGCACAATATCGCAAAATATCTTTCTCGCAGATATGCAAGTGCATTATTTGGGTTGTTGTTGGTTGTTACAATTTTATACTATTACATGGAGTATTTTTATCCAAATAAATATGACCTGTTGTTTATGCTTACAGGACAGATCATTGGTAGTGTCCTTTTTGGGTTGGCAATAATTGCTATGATCGCTTTTATTCTATTATTATTTAGAAAAGTCAATAAGTAATATTGGGGGAATTCATCATGAAACTATTTAGAAAAATATACCGTACATTACCACTCATACTGGCACTATATAATGGTTATCAAGCGTGGTTTTATTATAATCTGAGCTTAACGTTGGTATACCTCACATTGATACTTGTGGTGGTAGTTGGTTTAACAGACCCAATCATTAAAAGAAAACAACTCACAGGAATCAAAATTAAGTAAGTACCATCTAAAGTGTAATATTATTGTGATCTTTGCTCTGTGTGTATCTTTCGTATGGGCAGTTCTGAATTATGATCAAAAGTGGTAACCTGTTATTAGTATACTTTAAAGTGGTGTTAAAATAAACAAAAATATAATTTTAGTATTACTCTCCCTGTTGGTGCTGGTAATTCTTGCGGGTTTTGCTTTATTGGTCGATTTCCATAATTCTGGTCTTCAGGAACCACCTCTTGCAGATATGGGTTCTGAAAATCTGTTCATTGAAGCTCATGCTCCAGATGTTTTAGATAAATACCCTGTTTATAGGGTGCTGAATGAGAGTGTTATCCATGAAGAGAACTCGAATCGTTATCGTATTCGAAGTTCAGTCCCAGATGAAGAAGAAGCAAAAGAACTGGCAGATTCCTATTTGACCTCGATCGATGAATTGCCTGATGATTCTTACATCGATAGGGTACATACAACGCAGATAGAATACCTCAATAATGAAAGCAGGTCGATTGTTATAGATTCTGTTGTTCCCATGTTTGTGGAAGTCTCATACAGTCGTCTCATTGATGGTTATCCGGTGGTGGGTCCGGGAGATTCGATTTCCGTGTGTTTTGGTGATGATGGGGAAGTTCTGTCCTTCTCCAAGACCTGGAGGGAGTTAGAGAGGTCGGGAGATGTGGCGATAGTTCCTGTTGAGGTGGCTATTAAAAGATTGAACGATGGAAACGGTGTTCTAAGGTCTGGAAATTTTATAGGATCGGTATCTTATGTGGATGAGATACAGGTCGGATACTTTTCGGATATTTCTGGTGCAGATCAGGAATTTTACTATCCGGTATGGGTTTTTAGAGGAACTGATAGTTGTGGAAATCCTGCCGAAAAATATGTTAGTGCAACAGAAGAAATATATCAGCAAGCGGTTGGGGTGGGGGACGAATACATAGATGGTTTCTATTATTCACTTGATGAAGAAGAACTAATAGTTTGATTATCTCCCTTTCCTGTCTCGATGCCTTTAAAAACAAATCCCCCATATTTATCCCACGATGCTTTCAACTTTCAACGATGTCCTCAACTCAGACCGCTTCATTGTGACCGCTGAGGTGGCACCTCCAAAGGGTACTGACATTTCGGCTACACTTGAGGATGCAGAACTTATCAGAGGGTTGGTGGATGCCATCAACATCACGGACAATCAGCGTGCGGTAATGCGCATGAGTCCTATCGCTGTCGGCAAACTGCTCATGGATGCAGGGCATGAAGTGATAGTGCAGCTCACCTGTCGTGACCGCAATAGATTGGCATTACAATCTGATATTCTGGCGGCATCGGCTCTGGGTATTGAGAATCTCTGTGTGATGACAGGGGATTATACCACCAAAGGTGACCACGTGGGCGCAAAGGCCGTTTATGATCTGGATTCTGTGCAGCTTCTCTCCCTTATCACTAAGATGATGGGTGGGTCTGATATGGCAGGCAATGAGCTTGCAGGTGCTCCGTCTTTCACTGTTGGTGCAGTTTCCAATACCGATGTGACAAAACGGATGCAGATGCTCAAGCTTAAGAAAAAGATAAATGCCGGTGCCCGGTTCATTCAGACACAGGCGGTCTATGACGTTGAAAGTTTTAAGGATTTCAGTGACCTTATGGGTCAAATAGGTCCGAACGTTCTGGTCCTGGCCGGTATAATTCCTCTCAGGTCTGCCGCAATGGCACATTTTATGAACAATAACATTCCTGGAATACGGGTCGGGGATGAACTTATAAAGCGCATGGAAAATGCAAAGGACCCGATACAGGAAGGGCTTGAGATAGCTGCCGAAAGTATCCTTGAACTTCGGGATCTGTGCAGGGGCATTCATCTTATGCCCATCGGCGGTCATGGCAATACACAAAGGCTTCTTGAGATGGCAGGCCTTGATAACAGATAATACATAAAAACGATTTTAAGAGTCGAATACTATGAGACCCACACAGGTAGAATACGCAAAGAACGGTACGATAACCCCGGAAATGGAATATGTGGCCGAACACGAGTCCATTTATGTGGAAACTGTAATGTCAAGGGTTGCAGATGGCAGCCTTGTAATAATGGTTCGTGATGGCTGTCCTCCGGTAGCTATTGGAAGAGGGGCTAAGACGAAGATTAATGTCAATCTCGGAACCTCTTCTGCGAGCATCGATCCCGATGCTGAACTGGAAAAAGTGAAGATCGCGGAAAAATACGGTGCAGATACCATAACGGACCTGTCAATGGGTGGCGATATCTCTGCTATAAGGAAAATTGTCTTTGATAACACCACTTTACCTATCACAACCGTGCCGGTTTATCAGGCGGTCGTTGAGTGTGGGATGAAGGATACCTCCAGCGACGATGTGCTTTCCTATCTTAAGAAACAGGTCGATGAAGGTGTCAGTTCTGTTGTGGTCCATTGTGTGGAAAAGCAGATGCTTGAAAAGCTCAAAGGTACAGGACGTATCATGGGTATGGTCTCAAAGGGCGGTTCCTTCACCAGTGTTCTTATGCTGAAGGACGGTTGTGAGAACCCCTATCTTGAGAATTTCGATGAGGTCCTTTCTATACTAAAGAAGAACGATGTCGTACTCTCCCTTGGAAATACAATGCGTAGTGGCTGTGTCCATGATGTGTGTGATAATCCGCAGATGATGGAGATAAGGACGAACGCAAAACTTGCAAAGCAGGCTAATGAGGCTGGTGTCCAGGTTATCATCGAGGGCATGGGCGGTCATGTGCAGGCGAATGATATCGTTCCACATATTCAGGCACACCGTGCTCTTTCCGATTTCCCTCTCTTTGTGGCAGGGCCATTGCCTACTGATGTTGGTATGGGCTATGATCACATCTCTGGAGCAGTCGGTGCGAGCATTGCAAGTGGCAATGGTGCTGATTATCTTTGTTACATAACTCCGGCAGAACATCTTTCCCTTCCAACACCTGAGCAAGTGCGTGAAGGCCTTATTGCTTTCAAGATCGCGGCACATATAGGTGATTCCATGAAATATGGTCTCGATGAACGGGACAAATTGCTTGCTGACAGGCGTGCCAATTTCGATTGGGAAGGGCAGATGGCACTGGCACTGGACCCTGACAAACCAAAGGGAATGTGTCCCATGACAGGTCCCTGTTCAATGTGTGGGGAATATTGTGCCATCAAGATAATGGCTGATTATTTGTCGGAAGGTGTCTGAATTGGTGTCAGAGCTCCCCTCTATACAGATGCTCGGTATCCGAACTTCTCTCATCGGGGTAGGTGACGATATGGTGAAAGTACTATGTGATGCACTCGAAAAGCATGGGGTATTTCTGGAAGATCGCGATATTCTCGTTCTTGCCGAATCTGCAGTAGCAACTGCAGAAGGTCGTTTGGTGAACTTATCGTCTGTGGTTCCGGGTAAAATTGCAGAAGAACTTGCAGGCAATTATTGTCTTGATCCCAGGGAAATGGAGCTCGTTCTTTGTGAATGTGATGAGGTCATAGGGGGTGTACCGGGAGCTGCTCTTACTCTGACCAATGGCACATTATCTCCTAATGCAGGTATTGACGGTTCCAATGCACCTGAAGGGCATGTTGTACTTTTGCCCAAGGATGCTCAGAGAAGTGCTGCTGACATCAGGAAGGGAATTGAAGAGTACTCTGCATGTCATGTGGGTGTTATCATTGGTGATAGCCGCACCCAGCCTTTGCGGCTTGGGTGTATGGGAGTTGCACTTGGTACTTCAGGTATGGTCCCGGTCGAAGATGCACGGGGCTCGCATGACCTTTTTGGAAAACCTCTACATATAACACGCAAGGCGGTTGCGGATAATCTGGTATCTGCTGCCCAGCTTTTGATGGGCGAGGCAGATGAATGTATTCCATGTGTGCTCATTCGCGGAGCTCCTGTGGAAATGTGTGAAGGGTCTGAGGAGATGCCACTGTTCACACCGGAAGAGTGTATGTATTACAGTAATATAAAAAGGACTTGAGAATGCCCTTTACCCCCTTCCATCTTGGACCAGCATTCCTTTTAGGAATGGTCTTTAAAAAAAAGATCGATATCATAGCTGTCCTTTTGGCAAGTGTTGTAATTGATATCAGGGCAACAATTTATCTGTTTCTTGGTCATGAACCACTGCATGGCCCGTTTCATACTTTTATAGGTGCTACTGTTCTGGCTCTTCTGCTTAGCTATGTGCTAAGTTACATATTTTATCGATTGGGTATGAACATCGAGATGAAGCATATTATTCTTGGTTCGTTGATCGGAGCATGGAGTCATGTATTTTTGGATTCTTTTCTCTATACAGATATCATACCGTTCTGGCCTATGATGTCAAATCCATTGTTTGGGGCTATCAGTAGTCCCGATATCTATGGTCTTTGTGTTCTGTCAGGAATGGCTGGTTTAGGAATCTTTGCTTTCAATTATATGTTTTGCAATCAAAAGTTATTTATGTAATGCAACCAATGGTTTTGTATAAAGCGTACAATACCGCTAACCTCTAATTTATAATTACAAAGGTGATTTTCAATGAGCAATGTAGTAATAATGGATTTTACAGCAACGTGGTGTGGGCCTTGCCAGATACAGAAACCTATCCTTGAACAGCTCGAGGGTGAACTGGGGGACAAGGTAGAGTTCAAGATGGTCGATGTTGACCAGAACAATGCCCTTGCGGGCAAGTATGGGGTCAGTGCAGTACCTACTCTCATCATTGAGAAAGATGGCGAAGTTGTAAAGCGTTATACAGGCGTTACCAGCGCTGACGTCCTTCGTGCAGAGCTGAATACTCTTATCTGAACTTTCTTTTCATTAATTCTTCCTCTATTTTTTTATTGTTTCTTCTTCTGACAACATGTAAATAACTTGAACTCGTCCATTGCCCAGAGGTATCATTTGAACAGATTTGCAGACATGGGAGTTCTGGCATTCCGCCAGACAAATTCACGAGGAACGTTCAAACCCCATCTTGCCGTGAAATTTCGGGCAGATGATGAGAACCTTTGCACATTTTCCATCGATTCCACGCGTCTTCCTAATAAACAGCCGCAACCGGATGCTTATCTTGTCACTCATGCTCATTCTGACCATAACGGAAAGTCTGCAATGCTCTCTGACCTCTCAGTTTCTACAGAAAAGACAGCTAAAGCACTTGAGATACGTCATGACCGTGATTTTAAGGGGCGTACTGTAGCATGTGGGGATTCCATCGATATCAATGGTGTTACCGTAAAGACCTATCAGACGGGACATACTGCGGGAGCGGTTGGCTTCTATTGGGTGAACGATGTGGGTACCCGTATCCTTGTCACCGGGGATGTTAAGGATGCTTCTGCACTGCCAAAATGTGACGTACTGATAACTGAAGCGAACTATGGGGATCATTCTGACCCGTCCTGTCATTTTGAGGATGATCTTGAAGGGTTTAGAAATGTCATGGAATGTGGTTCTCAGGTTGCTTTCGGTGCTTATGCTTTCGGGAAGGCGCAACGTGCAGTGGAGCTTTTGCGTGGCATTGGCTATCATGGGACTATCGCAATGGAAGAAAAATCATTGCTTCTGACACGCAGCCTTGTAGATAATGCCGGGGATATAGTGGCCATCGGGGAATGCGATGAAGACGAGGTGTGCATCGTACCGCCTTGGGATTTTAAGAAGTTGCCTCATTCGATGAAAAAATATGTGCTGACAGGAAGGCTGGACTATAGTTATCCTGCTTTGCAGGTAAGTGACCATCTTGACGCTAATGGGCTTGCTAAGATGGTGGAAGATATAGATCCTGAGTTGACAATTGTGTATCATCCTTCAGGAGAAAGGCCGGAAAAGTTCGCTTCATATTTGAATAGTGTAGGTAGAGAGGCTGTATCCCTTGATCAGGTCAGCAATGTACTGAGTAATGAGTTTCTTTGATCATCCTCTCCGCAGGATAAACGTTTATATATGTTCTAATGATTATAACAACCAATCTTAATAACTAACTCAGGAGAAGATGCCAATTGAAAAAGGAAAGCAAAGGGAAGTCGGATGGTACCAAAAAGGTAGTTCAGACTGACGCTCCTGCAGTGTCCAAAAAACCCGCTGCGATCAAAGTAAAAACTCCGGAAGAGCGCAAGGTAGCACATATACAGGGTATAATCAAGACTGCTGTTGCAGCATTCCTTGGTATGATCGCTGGATTTGGGGCATTTCACCAATTCGGTGCAGGTACCGAAACCAAATGGTATGCAGTACTGGTCATTGTCGGTGTGTTGGCATATTATGCGCAGCGCTTGATCTATCCCGCTATCAAGATAAACACGAAAGAGTTCGGACCAAAGGATTGGTTCTATGTTGAATTCATCGTTATCGACTTCTGCCTTGTGACATGGACATTGCTGTTGAACTGACAGTATTCATGCTACTTTTTTCTATTGTATTATCAGCTTATTAAATATCCCATTAACAACTTCAGTGATCCATCATGCGAATTGCAATATTGAATAAGGATAGGTGCCAGCCAAGGCGATGTAGCCACGAATGTGAGAAATACTGTCCTAGGGTCAGGACAGGATACGAGACTATCGTGTTCGGAGATGATGGTAAGGCCATTATATCTGAGGAACTGTGTGTCGGCTGTGGTATCTGTGTCAACAAATGTCCTTTTAGCGCGATTATGATAATCGGTCTGCCTGAGGCTCTTGATAAGCCAACCCACAGGTACGGCCAGAACGGTTTTGCCCTTTATGGATTACCAACACCTCAGGTAGGTAAGGTAACCGGTATTCTTGGTCCGAACGGTATTGGTAAGAGTACTTCGGTACAGATACTTTCAGGTGCTCTTGTTCCTAACTTCGGGGAAGATATCGGTGACTGGGACACAGTATTGGAACACTATGCCGGTACCGGGATGTATGATTATTTCAAGAATGTTGTCGATGGCAAGATCAAAGTATCCCAGAAACCGCAGTATGTGGATATGATCCCTAAGGCCTTCAACGGCAAGACTCGTGATCTTCTTGAAGGTACCGACGAGCGCGGTGTAATGGATGAACTTGTGGAGAAGCTTGATCTGGGTCACATAATCAACCGAAATATCGGTGAGCTCAGTGGTGGAGAATTGCAGAGGGTAGCCATTGCTGCATGTGCTGCAAGGGATGCAGACTTTTACTTCTTTGATGAGATAAGTCCATATCTGGATATCTACCAGCGCATCAATTCCTCAAAGCTTATACAGGATCTCGCAAAGGACAAGGCCGTTCTTGTAGTTGAGCACGACCTTGCAATTCTGGATATGCTCTCTGATGTTGTTCAGGTAGCATACGGTATGCCAAGCGGGTATGGTGTGATCACACATCCAAAAGGTGTCAGGATCGCTATCAACCAATATCTCAAGGGTTATCTTCCTGAAGAGAACGTCCGTGTCAGGCCGGATGCTATTACCTTTGAAGTACATCCTCCACGCGTTGCAACTGACATTGCTACTCTTCTGGATTACAATGCTTTCTCCAAAAAGTACGGTGATGGCTTCTCACTTAGATCAGATAGCGGTTCTTTAAAAGAAGGTGAAGTGATCGGAATTGTCGGTCCTAATGGTATTGGTAAATCCACTTTTGTAAAGATACTTGCAGGAGAGGTCGAACCTGATGAGGGTGAGCTGGAATCTGAAGTATCCATCTCCTATAAACCTCAGTACATCAAAGTGGATTCGTTCATGCAGGTGCGACAGTTCTTAAGGAGCATCACCCGCAGGTTCGATACCAGCTATTATGAAGCTGAGATAATTAAGCCACTTCAGCTTGAGCCTTTATTTGATAAAATGCTGAACGACCTGAGTGGCGGTGAGTTGCAGAGGGTTGCCATCGCTGCCTGTCTTTCAAAGGATGCTGATCTGTACATTCTCGATGAACCAAGTGCGCATCTTGATGTGGAGCAGCGTTCCCTTGCAACGAAGGCGATAAAGAGATTTGCAGAGAATAACGGTAAGACCGCAATGGTCGTAGACCATGACATCTACATGATCGATATGCTCAGTGAACGCCTGATAGTCTTCGAAGGCGAACCGGCAGTCTTTGGTATAGCACATCCTCCCTCTTCAATGCAGAAAGGAATGAACAAATTCCTCTCAGATCTTGGTATCACTTTCAGAAGGGATGAAGAGACCATAAGACCAAGGGTAAATAAAAAAGATTCGCGTCTTGACAGAGAACAGAAAGCAAAAGGTGAATATTATTACTACAAGGTGGATGAGTGAATATCTCGTCCTTTTTATTTCTATTATTTAATTCGATCTTTTTTTCTTCGAAAGGTACCATGTAAGGAATTCGGTATAGAGTATGATGCCGATGATCGTGGACCATGTGAACAATAGAATATGGTAATTGTTGATCGGTACGGTCCCGCCTGCAAGCCGTACATGCTCGTGGGCTAAAAACCCAGTGGCTATATTAGGACTGACCAACATGGTCCCCAGTGGAATTCCAAGAAGTACGAGTCCTGCTACCAAAGAAG includes:
- a CDS encoding ribosome biogenesis/translation initiation ATPase RLI, with translation MRIAILNKDRCQPRRCSHECEKYCPRVRTGYETIVFGDDGKAIISEELCVGCGICVNKCPFSAIMIIGLPEALDKPTHRYGQNGFALYGLPTPQVGKVTGILGPNGIGKSTSVQILSGALVPNFGEDIGDWDTVLEHYAGTGMYDYFKNVVDGKIKVSQKPQYVDMIPKAFNGKTRDLLEGTDERGVMDELVEKLDLGHIINRNIGELSGGELQRVAIAACAARDADFYFFDEISPYLDIYQRINSSKLIQDLAKDKAVLVVEHDLAILDMLSDVVQVAYGMPSGYGVITHPKGVRIAINQYLKGYLPEENVRVRPDAITFEVHPPRVATDIATLLDYNAFSKKYGDGFSLRSDSGSLKEGEVIGIVGPNGIGKSTFVKILAGEVEPDEGELESEVSISYKPQYIKVDSFMQVRQFLRSITRRFDTSYYEAEIIKPLQLEPLFDKMLNDLSGGELQRVAIAACLSKDADLYILDEPSAHLDVEQRSLATKAIKRFAENNGKTAMVVDHDIYMIDMLSERLIVFEGEPAVFGIAHPPSSMQKGMNKFLSDLGITFRRDEETIRPRVNKKDSRLDREQKAKGEYYYYKVDE
- a CDS encoding MBL fold metallo-hydrolase yields the protein MNRFADMGVLAFRQTNSRGTFKPHLAVKFRADDENLCTFSIDSTRLPNKQPQPDAYLVTHAHSDHNGKSAMLSDLSVSTEKTAKALEIRHDRDFKGRTVACGDSIDINGVTVKTYQTGHTAGAVGFYWVNDVGTRILVTGDVKDASALPKCDVLITEANYGDHSDPSCHFEDDLEGFRNVMECGSQVAFGAYAFGKAQRAVELLRGIGYHGTIAMEEKSLLLTRSLVDNAGDIVAIGECDEDEVCIVPPWDFKKLPHSMKKYVLTGRLDYSYPALQVSDHLDANGLAKMVEDIDPELTIVYHPSGERPEKFASYLNSVGREAVSLDQVSNVLSNEFL